The Nitratidesulfovibrio sp. SRB-5 region TGTCGGCTTGGGCTCCCCTTCGACCGACCGGTGTCCGCGGGCCGCCCAATGACGCTCCCATGGCGGCGATGCGCGACCGCCATGGGAGCACATGCGGAGACTAGGCGCTTTCGTACAGACGGGTAAGGACGAACTCGCGATGGCCCAGCACTTCGGCGGCGGTGTTACGGCCGTTGGCGGTGCGGATGGCCATTTCCACCAGCTTGTCGCCGGCGCC contains the following coding sequences:
- a CDS encoding UxaA family hydrolase, whose amino-acid sequence is GAGDKLVEMAIRTANGRNTAAEVLGHREFVLTRLYESA